The stretch of DNA gagagagagagagagagagagagaatcccaagcaggctccacgctctgcgcagagccagatgcagagctcagtcccacaaccctaggatcacaacctgagccaaaatcgagagttggacactcaactgccagagccacttaggcacccctatTGCATACTTCTTAATACACTAATTTCACTTTGAGGAATATATCTGAAAGACTATCgtaatgtaaaatatgaaacGAATGTTAACACaaaaatgttcactgcagcaatGGAAACCATACCAGGGATATGGTTAAGTGTGATGGAATGTTATACAGCCATTACATATTGACaaggaattttaaattatatcacaAATGTTACTTAATGTTAATTGGTAAAAGTGTTCAAAGAGGCCTAAACAGTAAGAACGCAAATATGGTGGAAATATGCACAGATAGCATTAAAAGGTTTGCATGAAACACACCAAATTTGTTAAGGGTGAtattctgaggggtgcctgggtggctcagtcagttgagtgtctgaatttttttttaatgtttatttatttttgcaggagagagagtcagagcgtgagcaggggagggtcagatagagagcgagacacagaatctgaagcagctccaggctctgagccatcagcacagagcccaacacgaggctcaaactcacaggctgtgagatcatgacctgagctgaagttgaacgcttaactaactggccacccaggcgccccatgagcatctgactcttaattttggctcaggtcatgatctcatgggttcctgCGATTGAGCCcggtatcaggctctgtgctgacatctcagagcctgcttgggattctctctctctctctctctctctctctctctctctctctctctcaaaataaacaaacattaaaaaacaaagagtgaTAATCTAGGCGGTAAAACATCAtccttttctggatttttctaagCTTTCATCAGCAAACActaacaaataaaaggaaatgaatggttTTAAAAGACTGTTTAAAAACAGAGTTAAGGAATACTCTGGGGAGAGGACTGGAACAGGGGTCCCTGCAAGAGGAAGGCTTGCTTTTACATTTGTACTGTCTGACATCTTCTAAGTTTTGTACCAGGCTGGTGTTacctattgaaaaataaataaatgaagattttttcatagaagacacagaaataagAATACTAAAACCATAGGAGCCGAAAGGAAATTCTGAAGGGAAAGTGCTTTTACTTCCTATGGAAGACAGGACTCAAGGTCTGGTCTGCCCTCTTGGGCCCAAAGTCCAGTATGGGTCACTCCAGGACCTGGCTAGTCAAGGGTGACTTCATTCAGCAAGGCCTGCTCCATCTGACCCATAATTGGTCACCCAACACTTGGGCCAGTGTTTTTCCAAGGAATCAAGGCAGGCAGGCCAGAGGGGCACTTCAGTGGGCTTCACTAGGGCTTCTTACCTAGGACCCCTGTGTCCCCTGGGCCTGGGAGAGTCAGGCCCACCCAACACAGAAGTAATGCATGGGTGAGGCTTCCCCAAACTTCCCAATCACCCTCTATGAGTTAGAAGAGCCATCTAAATGGCTCCCTACCTGCACCCCATTAACTCAAACAGCACATCAATGACCAGTGGCTTAATCAGTTCCAGGGGTGTGGCCTGTGCCAGGGCACCTAACTTGTGTTAGCTGAGGCCAGCTAAAGAGCACCTTTTCTGTGAGATAAAGGCTCAATCCTTCCTTAATCAGCATGGGTTCTAATTCACCCTGAAGTTTCCTTTACACCAATGGAAGAGCTGGAACACTGGTTCTCCTTAGGAGGGCCTCCTCCGTACCCCCAGGGAGGCCCGTGCCGTTTCCCATCAGAGAGAGCCCCAAGTTGCTGTcctgcccagggcctggagacCTAAGAGGCATTCTGCAGGTGCCAGGGGAGTAGGGGAGGCTCAGGGCAGGGTGCACACATGGCAGCACAGGGAGGCTGAAGCAGGAAACCTGGAAAACTGGGTCTCAAGCACTGGACTTGGGAGGCTTCTGTCATCCTTTAGAGCCACAAATCCAGCATTCCCTTGCACTCCAGGTGTTAGAAATGCTTTACACAAAATATGTGAGAAGAGGCCtgttcagaaaacatttattgcaATTTGATAACACCTAGTCAAGTTACGGTTCCGAAAACAAAGTGAATATAGTATTAAGGGAGAATTTAGGGTGGACGCATTTCCTAGATTCTATCAATTCAGAAAGAGCAACACTTTTTACTGAAAGTACTTAATTTGAAAAGCAAACCTCAAGAACTACCACGACTTTTCAGATGGGGAGAGTAAGCCCCTGGGACGGTGAGAGCCCAGGTATGCCACGTGGGAGAAGGGCTGGGGGCCTTGATGTTGTGGCTTCACTCAACATGCCGACCGCCCCTCCGTGGAAGGGACACTTGGAAGTCACTGGCCAGGGAAGGGGCACATGAGGGAAATGTGATTCCCTCATGGGCCAGCTCCCAGGTCCTGAGACCCAGGGCCCCAGGGGAGGAACAGGTCCCGTAACAGGTGCTTAGGACAGGCGTCCTCTAACAGGTGCTTAGGACAGGACTCCTTCACAGGTGGGGAGGTGGAACACAAGGGCCTTCCGCCACACTGCCTTGTGAGTAACAGTGGACCCGGAAAGCTGTCACTGATGTCGCTCTTCACCAGCCTTCCAGCCACAGGGTGGTCAGTGCATATTAGTGCGCGCAACCCCAAAACACGACATCTTCATAAATAATCTCCAGAGCATGATACCGCGCCGCAGTAACCTCTCCAGCAGCTTTCATTCCACGCAAGGTAACACACTGATGATGTGGGGCTTTCCCAAACCCCCTGTCCCCTTCTGTGGGTCTGAATCACGTACACGAGACCCCTGCGTCCCAGGAGGAACGACCTAGTCATCGTACTGAACTTCGGCCTGGAGCTCCTTGGTGACATAGTTCACCAGCATCGCCAGCAGCTGCTGCTGCAGGGCCTCACTGCCCATGACCAGCGTGGTCAGCTGCACGGCGTCCATCCACTCCAGGTGCCTGACGATGGCGGTGGCTTGATTAAAGAGCTTTTGCTGCTCAGCGGGTGGCAGCTCCATTAGGATCTGAGGAATTGGCTTAAACTGTCCGCTTGTCATCCATGCACCTAATAGACCCCCGACGGCCCCCCCTAGAAAACAAGGGAAGGCGTAATTAGTTGGGCCGTAATCGTAAATGACGGTCTCAGGTTCTTGCAGAGAGCACGTCCACCACCATGACGAGTAGGCACATTCAGGGAGGGCCAGAACGGGCTCGGCTCTGTGCCCGCTCTACCCCACAGTGCGGGGGGCAGAGGTTTATGTGGTCTTTAGTCCATTTGGGTCCGTATAATTGACACCCAAGCATGCCCTTCCTTAAGCTCTGCACGAAGCGTCTCCCACCTCATAGCTGTGCTAACTACAATCTTTTCCAGGGGCCAAAGGCTCCCATGCTTCCCACAAAAATCTCCCTCATCTGAAAGGAGAGAGCTGGGATCAAGTGCATTTTCAAGGAGAATTATCTCAGTGGTGAGGCAGAGTTTTCTCCATTGAGTGTCTAATATGCTCTTTGCCCCTGAACTTTGGAAATTTCTAGTGAAATCATGTGCTTAAAGGACCCTGGGGATAGATAAGGAGACCTTTACTCTTGAAACAACTATTTTTAATGCAACCCCTCCAGAGCTGTATGATGATAAATATCAGATTTAACTTACTCAACTATTTCTTTTTCAGCAGACCCAAAAGGGCATaatcagtgtttttaaatgtaaatttatgatCAAATTTAAGGCGCACGATTTGGGGACTTGATGCCCTTATGTCAACGGAAAGTCCTGTCTAATCAAGTGGGATGCAGGCTTGTTACAGAAAGGCACCCTGGGGCAGAGGTCTCAAACCCTAGTGCCTCAGGGGCCAGGCAGGGGGCTGAGAGGAATGAGGAAGGCTGGGTGAGCCTGTGGGTGACAGGGAGCTGTTTCCCTGTCTAAATGGGCCATGGCCACCCCTTGCCAACCCATTGGTACTGCACAGAATGCTAGATTTGTATCTTCAAAAGGTCccatgattttcaaatatcaatGATCAGGCATTTAAAATATGCAGCCCAGCTAGCTGGACATGACAACTCTCTTCCAACGAGTAGAGCAGAGCATGGAAATGGGAAACGgtaacttcacagtggagaaacctggcaaatACCACCTTAACCAGGTGAGCAAGGTGGGTGTCACCAGGGAGGCCCTGTGGGTGTCACGTGTCCCTGAAATGGCACTATGAAATAGGCACACCACCTCCTTCCATGGTCCATAATCCCAGGCTAATCATGAGAAACTCATCAGGCAGACCCAAACGGAGAGGCATTCTACAAATACCTGACCAATATTCCTCAAAGCTACCCAGGCTGTGAAAGACAAGCAAAGTCTGAGAAACCGTCACAGACCAGgggagactaaggagacatgagGATTAAGTGCAGTGTGATATCTTGAGCTGGATTTGGGGACAGGAAAAGTTCATTAATGCAAAAACTGccaaaatccaaataaagtctggaGAATAGCTAATAGTCAGGTATCAGTGTTGgcttcttagttttgacaaacgTACCATTGTAATACAAGACGTTAATGTTAGGGGAACACAAACCGGGTGAGGGATATACAGGAATTCTCTGCATGGTCCTGCCAACTTCTCTGTACATCTACTACTGCTCCCAAATAAGAGGTTTATCTGAAAGAATACAGCCCCGGGCCAGGAAGGACCCATATGTAGTCTGGACCCTACACACACGCCGTAAACCTGCACCCTCTCAAGAAGCACACCCTCCCCTGAGACAGAGACCAGGCCAACATAGAGTCCTGGAGCCTCTGCCCCTGGACAGGCTCCCCTTCTGCTCCTAAGGCAGGGAGGATTCTGGGGAGGGAAAATCAGTAATTTACAAGTTTTACTGAACTTTTCCCCATGACACCCGTGAAGTGCTTAGAGTCGACAAGAGTTGCACACATCTGCACTAAACCTTTATGAGAACATCAATATTTGATTTAGAGCAGCACTTAATGCAAAAAGTCGCCAGGAATATCGACCAGCAAATTACTAACtctttggagaagagaaaattcctttgttttctggGTAAAATGATACTCCCGCCCACGAGCAGGGGCTGCAAGTAGCGAATCCCCCGGGTTCTCTTTGCAGACATCCTGTTCTCCACCAGCTTTTACATAATCCGAATAAAATATATGCTCCCACAATGGCATCTGAGAACAGCTATATGATAAACGATCCTATCAAGACCGCCCCTGAGTGCACTAGATGGGGTGGGACAAAGATACAGAATGTCGCTGAGGAAAGAGGCAATGGCCTGGTCTCCGCCCTCACTGGCTGCTTGTTGGATGGTGAGAAGCTGAAGTCAGGACTCACTAATTCACAGTTTGGAAAGGGAAATGGACATGTGGAAGGTCTGGGGCCACCCACATGCTGATTTACTCCCCAGTGTGATCTCAGCTTCATGAAATGTCCTCGGATATGCCCATCCTGCTATAGAAAGGCAGAACAGAGCAGGAAGCCATGCTGGGGAGCTGGGAAACAGAAGCCAACCTGGCAGACACAGTCACCTCTCCAGCCTATACTCATGTACAGACAGGATTTccaccagactctgagctctccgATGTCCCCAGCACAGCCTCCCCAGCACAAGGCAGGCATTCAGTTAAGGATTcactgagcccaatgcagcaGACCATGTCTTTAGCCAATGCTCCTATGTTTCAGGGTCCATCTGAGGCACCTCAAGGGAGGCATAATCCAGCCCCTCCTCAAGTCAGGCCCACACAGCAGCCAGCTCACTAATGCCACCCTAGCCCACAGTTCAGGCCACACAGGAATTCTTCCTTCCTATTCCTAAGCCAAAGGAAGCAACCTCATCCTATCTCCAAGGAATGATGGGAAAATCAGCCAAACCTCCATTCATTGCCAGAAACTGGCTCTCAAATAGAAGCAGGTGGCAAAAGAAAGGGGCAGGGATGGCCACTCTAGCATAGTTTATTGCTGTTTCTGCATTAGATTGTTTGCTTTCAGAATGGGGCAGTCTCTCTGAATGGGCTTATGTAAAATGGCCAGACAGCATGTGCTCCTAGCAGGTGCTCAGCAagtcccagcctcctccctggttCCCTTCTGCAGTGATATGCAATGGTGACGGGGTTAGGAGACTATCCAAGGGACCCAGGACACCCCGATATCTTCGGACTCTAGGACACACCCCTGCGGGGAGAGGCATCCCCCAGGTCTGCATGACACATGCCATTTCCAAGAACACCCTGCACTTCTGAGACATTCACACTCAGAAGCTGCGTTTTCAATAGGATACATTATGTACACAGAGATCATTTCACAGAAGCAACTTGACTGAACATCTCACACGGGACAGAGACCTTTATGAGGTCTCCGTGGTCTCAAAGGCCTTTTTCACAACACCCACCAGGCTGGCTGCCCCTGCAAGGGATTCACGCTTACCAACAGCTAGTCCGGGTGGGCCTCCAACCAGGCCCCCGACGAAGGCCACGGCCCCTGTGACCAGGGCGCCCCTCCCAGAGTGCTTGACGGCCGCCTTCATTTTCCTCTCCTCGGAAATGGAGCAGAGCAGCTTCATGATGTCTCCTACCACGACGGGCATCTCGGCAAGCCTCAAAGGAAGGATTTCAGAGGGAGACTTTCAATGGGTGTCAGTGTATTTCCACCCAAATGTTACTCTCCCTAGAGTTTTGAGGAAGAGTCCTCATTTTTCAGTAGAGAACAGTAGCTCCACCATACGCACGACCGACAGCACTCCGTCACGTGAAAAGTTGTCACAGACAAAGCAGGGTAGCATTTAGTTAACAAGCAAACAGAATCAGCAGAATGGGTGAAAggtcttctcttctctctgcttaaCTTCTGACTTAGGACAGATTAAGGAGCAACCCCAACTGCAGGCTCTACCGGTTCACCACAAGTGAGGCAAGACTGACCTCTCTTGCATCAGCGACCGTCCTGCTGGCTCAGGCATCCCCAGTGTGCAAAGCCTGGCAGGGTGCAGAAAGTCCTGGCCTCAAGTCCTCTTTTGTGTGACAGTGCAACTGAGCTCATGCCAAGCCAGTAAAGGGGAAAGTGTTGGGCTGTGAGACCACACCGGCTTTGTGCCCGCACTTGCCCGCTGCATGACCCTGAGCAGACGTCACATTCCTCACCTGTAATATGGAGACAAACCATCTACAAGCTGGATTCTTGAAAGGTATAAGTAGAATGGATGCAAAGTGGCCAGTGTGAGTCTGGAATACTGCAGGCCCTGAGACATGATGGCTCTAAATGgacattctgggggcgcctgggtggctcagttggttaagcgtctgacttgggctcaggttatgatctcacggtttgtgagttcgagccccgcatcaggctctgtgctgacagctcagagcctggagcctgcttcccattctgtgtctccctctctctctgcccctcccccacttgtgctgtgcctctctctctctctcttaaaaataaatataatgtaaaaaataaataaatggacattctGTTACTGACACACACCACTCCTAAACCCAAACCAGTTCTGCATGTGGGGTatcaaagacagagacaggatgacATGGTAATATGAAACAATCggagaataaaataaaccaaagaattcCAGGGAGTTGCATATGTTTGGACAGAGACAGATGGGCCTTTGGAACAATGACCTTAGAAAACTTCTCTGACGTCAGGAAATTGTTTGCCATACTGGGGGAaactggcaggcaggcagggcaaGGGCAGGGTGGGCTCTGACCCAGGGTGGGCATGAATGGAGAGCCACTACACTGATGGGCCAcctgcctgggctgggggctAAAATCAAAGCGGCCCGAGCTGGTGCTTCTCCTTCCCGCTTCAGCTGAACCCAAGACTCAGTGGGCACTTCCTTTCCATCACTCCCGTTTTCACTCAGGGCTGACACATTTGCTAAAGGAATGTTGCTAAAGGAACTTGCAAAGTTTGGGGCAGACCCTGTTGCTCAATATCTTTTGGTTACATCTTCTTTTTGACCCAAGGATAATCCAGAACCAGCCTCTAATGTAAAATTACCCTCCCAATCCTGAGAGAGCAATTTGAGCCCTTAGAACGAAGTGTGTGGGCCTGCTGGATCACCACAGTCAGGTTTCAGAACTTCTGTGCAGTCCCCAGAGAGGTAAGAAGTCTCCTGTGCTCTGGTCCCTGCAATATTCTTGAGATCAGTGATTCTCCACAGTGAACAGGAACCACTGACGACCTTGCTAAGTACAGCCAGTAGGAGTGGGCTGAGATTGTGCATTTCGAACAAGCCTCCAGCTGGTCTTCTAACCCCACTTTGGACAGCAAGACCCTAAGAGAGCGTGACCCGGGACATCTGACATCTCTTACTTAGTCCTCAAGTTCAGAAACTGCAAACAAGCATCCCCCGAATGCGTCTGTTTGACCAAGTGGGGTATAGAGGCAATGAGGGGCAGGCCCTGAAGGGCCACTCGAGGGACTGGAGGAGAAGTCAGGATGCCTGTTCCTGCTTTGGCTGTGTGTGTCCTGGACCCATCAAGGCACCTCCCAGCTTCCAGGCACCTTTGCTCACTACTGGCAGCCTCTCGCAGAGTACATgctgccttctcctccctggaAGGCAGCCCACTTGAGGGTCAAGACTTGTCCACTCACAAGTGTCACAAGAGTAAAATAGCATTACAAGAGCTAAGGGACTGCACACAGCAGAAGTCACTACAACATGAGGGGATGGAGGGTGGGACTTGATTCACCCAGTAGCCATGGTCCTGTGAagctatgaaaacaaaatgagttttatttcaaatgctcatttatttcaaatattgatAACCAAAGGCATTTAATTTCATGGTCAAGCctttcaaaaagctaaaaaccCTCCTGTAGAACGTCTAATCATTGTATACTTTATATCTGGTTTATATCTAGCTTTTTATCAGTCAATTATGCtagggaaagggagacaaagcTCCCGTCCTAGGAAAGCCCCTCTGGAAGCTGCAGTGAGCTTCCCATTTCCGGGCACATGAAGACCCCAAGGGTGGTCTGCAAGGCTGGCCTCCTGGCCAGTGCACTCTGCCCAGACACCACTCCTAAAACAGGTTTTCTGCAGCATTATGATTTGCACTCTTGAAACCGTTTCTGCACAGCAAGAAAACACATGTAAACGAGGCAGGAAACAGCCACATCACGCTCTATTGTCCATCAAAAAAACCCTAGCTTCCGACCTGCTCTGATTGACTTTACATAAACCCACAGGGGCTCATAAGGCATCATTGTGCAAGTGCTGTTCTCAACCTCCACTTTGCCCAGGCAGACCAGCACAAGGCACAGGCCCAGGGCTCTGCAGAACTGGAGGACCAGCAGGTGTCACGGTgtgtgggagggcaggggaagaagtGGCCCAACTCTGGCTGGGCTCAATAGCTCTACACCACAGAAAGCAGTGGCACTGTGGCTGCCTCAATCCAAGAGAAAGCTGGCTTAATTTCCTTGCAGGAATCATTTTAGAAGCTAGAGCATCAATAGACTCTTGTGGAAGAAAGGTTTGTAACCCCATCTCCTGACTCCTTGCTAAAAAGCTCAGCCTCCTGACTTCTCCAGGCTTGCCAGATTGAGGGAGGAAGCAGTCCTGCTCCTTCTCCCACTCCAAGCTTGCCTTTGTCTGTAAGCAACAGGGAAgcgaggaaggagggaggagggaggaagagtacTCTGATGGGGACAGACCTCAGAGAGTGGGAATGGGGCCTCCCCTCCCATATCACACCTATTTCAGAATCAGATTTGTCCACAAAACAGGTTCTGGTCACAGAAAGCCCATCTGCCAGCCACAGGGAAGGCAAATGCCAACTTGCAGCCCTGGTTTTCTCCACGCACCAGGCTGGTCTGCTGATTACAGCAAGGTTCTGGGAAAGAGGGAGATGAGCCCATCCCTGAGACTGCAGCGCGGCTTTTTGAGACGGACCAGATTgtgagacaggagagagaggggggcttCAGCGCTAACACAGACCTCCATGCAccctgtttaaaaaacaaaaaacaaaaaattagaaaagcaagCCCCTAAGGACTCAGACAGAGATCTTGCTCACCTGCAATCTTCAGTACTTTCTACTCGTCTGTTGGAAGTCATCAACTTCCACTGTGTGCACTGGCTCCTGTAAACCTGGTCTTCCCACCTCTGTATGCCCTGGGGCCAGGGTTACTCCTGGATCCCAGCAGCATTGTCAGATTAgctcatagactttttttttttaattttttttttaacgtttatttatttttgagacagagaaagacagagcatgaacgggggagggtcagagagagggagacacagaatccgaaacaggctccaggctctgagctgtcagcacagagcccgacgtggggctcgaactcacggaccgcgagatccagacctgagccgaagtcggccgcttaactgactgagccacccaggcgccccgcccatagactttttaaaaactcagctgGTTGCCAGTATTAAGAGATCTGATTTCACATACATCTGATTTCAGATTTCTTGTAAAAAATCGAaagagcagggcgcctgggtggctctgtgggcaagcgtccagctcttgacttcggctggggtcatgatctggcggttcctgagttccagcccccagtggggcttcacactgtcagtgcggagcctgcttgggattctctgacgcgccctttccctcttcccctccaccgctcatgctctttctctttcaaaataaataaataaacttaaaaaaaaaaaaaaagaaaaaaaaacatcaagagaGCAAGCCGCCCTGGCCTATCTTCTTGTACCAAGGAGGCCAAAGCAAAGCAGGTACTGCCTTCTCTCTGTCACAGGCCCGGGGAGAGTGAccttacctacctacctacctacctggcCCATGAACAGGCTGCTGTGCAGCCTCTCaaagtctgtttccttttttcaagGCTAAAGAAGCCACCTGTCCTCACCAAACTAATTCGCCCCTCCTAAATCATTGACATCCATTCGGGTCATCTCTAAACATTCCCCATAGGGCGAGTCCAGGGGTGCTGACTCACCCAGTATCCTAACTAGGACTccatcctgcccccccccccccccccccccccccccgcccacgcACCTGGGACACTGAGGAGGTCCACCGGGTTACTGAGGAGGACACATACACGTGGGTAACTGAGGAggtcacacaaacacacaaacccgGGTCACTGCGTGGCGCACCGCTGCGTacgagcccccacccccaagtctgGCAGCCCGGGTTCTAAACCCAGCTCGGCTGCTACTGCTTACTTCTGATGTGACGTCagcctctccgtgcctcagtgtcttcatatGGAAAATGAATACCCTAGCAACGTGACAGGCTAGGCCCGGCAGCCCGCAGGCCTCCCGGCCCCACCTCCTGGGCGCCCGGCCTCACCCCGCGCGACGCCGGCGCACGGAGGCCCTTCCCCCCGCTGGGAAGCGGCCCGCCGCCCGCGTCGCCGCCGGGAGCCCCAGACCCGCGCGACCCGAGTCCCGCGCCGCCGAGCGTCCCCCGGCACCCGCGGCGGCCCGGGCTCCGCCCTCCCGCCTTCCGGCTCGCCCGCAAGGGGGGCCTTCCGGCCGCCACTCACCCCGGCGCCGCGTAGCGCCGCGCTCCCGCAGCCGGCCGGGCCCAGGCTCGCCGCGGAGCCCGAGGGCGCAGGCggcgcccctcctcctcctccgggcCCAGGCCTCTGACAGGCTGGGCCGTGCAGGCTGAAGTCACCGTGGTCCCCAAGCTGCGCTCCAGCGCGTCCATCCCCTGTCCTCTACCCCAGCCCGCACACGTTTTAGATGCGCTTGGCACCTTGCAACTCCCTCAAGCCCGGAAAGGCCTCCTGGGATCCTCTTTCCCTTTGACCTTTGAT from Panthera uncia isolate 11264 unplaced genomic scaffold, Puncia_PCG_1.0 HiC_scaffold_1377, whole genome shotgun sequence encodes:
- the LOC125916986 gene encoding protein C19orf12 homolog, with product MPVVVGDIMKLLCSISEERKMKAAVKHSGRGALVTGAVAFVGGLVGGPPGLAVGGAVGGLLGAWMTSGQFKPIPQILMELPPAEQQKLFNQATAIVRHLEWMDAVQLTTLVMGSEALQQQLLAMLVNYVTKELQAEVQYDD